From Calothrix sp. PCC 6303, a single genomic window includes:
- the mtnB gene encoding methylthioribulose 1-phosphate dehydratase, protein MTDLQKITKSDPRQELIDAAAYFHSQGWMWGTGGNLSAKVADGSFWITASGQSKGKLTPDGFVRIFPNADVYQPTPSAKPSAETSIHQAVYSCFPDAQACFHVHSVEANLVSRFVTGDELPLPAIEMLKGLGMWDENPECVMPIFSNHHQVPQIAEDMRSRFHYKPTQIPALLIRDHGVTVWGKSIEATRNYIEVAEYIFRYLLEARKLGQN, encoded by the coding sequence ATGACTGACTTACAAAAAATCACAAAATCTGACCCGCGTCAAGAATTAATTGACGCTGCTGCTTACTTCCATAGTCAAGGTTGGATGTGGGGAACCGGGGGAAATTTATCCGCTAAAGTTGCTGATGGCAGCTTCTGGATTACAGCTAGCGGACAATCTAAAGGTAAGCTAACTCCAGATGGTTTTGTCAGAATCTTCCCGAACGCAGATGTGTATCAACCAACACCCAGCGCTAAACCATCTGCCGAAACATCGATTCACCAAGCGGTATACAGTTGTTTTCCGGATGCTCAAGCTTGCTTTCATGTTCATTCTGTAGAAGCAAACTTAGTTTCTCGCTTCGTCACAGGGGATGAATTACCCTTACCAGCGATTGAAATGCTAAAAGGTTTAGGAATGTGGGATGAAAATCCTGAGTGTGTGATGCCGATTTTTAGCAATCATCACCAAGTACCGCAGATTGCTGAGGATATGCGATCGCGTTTTCATTATAAACCAACCCAAATCCCAGCTTTGCTAATTCGTGATCATGGTGTCACAGTTTGGGGGAAATCAATTGAAGCTACCCGAAACTATATCGAAGTTGCTGAATACATTTTTCGTTATTTGCTAGAAGCCAGAAAATTAGGACAAAATTAA
- a CDS encoding HAD-IB family phosphatase: protein MKPIVFCDFDGTITAQETFVAVLRQFSPELAAELIPQMYELKITLREGVRRILESIPSSKLPEILEFAQSQAMRGGFSEFLDFLESQNIQFVVISGGLRVMVETVLGKELIKKVTAIHAIDVDTTGSHLRVISNYEGETELVDKVKVMSLYQTQQAIAIGDSVTDLNMALNVPLVFARDRLKVYLHQRQKPYIDWQDFWEIRNLLSSKFLEFHD from the coding sequence GTGAAACCCATTGTTTTCTGCGATTTTGACGGGACAATAACCGCTCAAGAAACCTTTGTTGCTGTTCTGAGGCAGTTTTCCCCGGAATTAGCTGCTGAGTTAATTCCCCAAATGTACGAACTTAAAATTACTTTGCGTGAGGGTGTGCGGCGAATTTTAGAATCCATCCCTTCATCCAAATTACCAGAAATTCTTGAATTTGCCCAGTCGCAAGCAATGAGGGGAGGATTTTCAGAGTTTTTAGATTTTCTGGAGTCTCAAAATATCCAATTTGTGGTTATTTCCGGTGGTTTAAGGGTGATGGTGGAGACGGTATTGGGAAAAGAACTAATTAAAAAAGTTACAGCTATCCATGCTATTGATGTTGATACAACTGGTTCCCACCTGCGAGTGATATCTAACTATGAAGGGGAGACGGAGTTAGTTGATAAAGTCAAAGTGATGTCTTTGTATCAGACACAGCAGGCAATTGCCATCGGGGATTCAGTTACAGATTTGAATATGGCACTAAATGTCCCTTTGGTGTTCGCACGCGATCGCTTAAAAGTATATCTCCACCAACGGCAAAAGCCATATATTGATTGGCAGGACTTTTGGGAAATACGCAATCTATTAAGTTCAAAATTTCTTGAGTTCCATGACTGA
- a CDS encoding serine/threonine protein kinase — MIGRLLDQRYQVVEVLGRGGFGHTYIGQDTRRPGNPTCVVKQLKPATDDPEFLHTARRLFNSEAETLEKLGKHDQIPQLLAYFEQEGEFFLVQEFIPGHPLSEELIPGMQWSAEQVTHMLWEVLSILEFIHNNGVIHRDIKPDNIIRRKSDNKLVLVDFGAVKQVKMHSLMTQELQQNPTVAIGTPGYMPSEQGQGRPRPSSDIYALGIIGVQALTGLHPTQLPEDPETGELIWQNYAQSNKQLIANITKMVRHYFKYRYQSATEALQALASSSSYTSQPLVAIFQQKGNQCIQKVYQNTLLALRSLQKLAKPAYIPPTNPNTLESRPTATLARNVASPPTHQQQSTHNLQLYSNSLSKFPYKLPLLIGSGLILLLIVGNSISGNNKSQQTPISNAQNQTQTVPTNKPEQAKTEEKNNCFVVTSSSNLRSTSGRRRTGEVIKAGTKVTITGKEEGGWLEISAPQEGWIWKSRTKKTCN; from the coding sequence ATGATTGGTAGATTATTAGACCAGCGCTATCAGGTTGTAGAAGTATTAGGTAGAGGCGGATTTGGGCATACTTATATAGGTCAAGATACACGTCGTCCTGGTAATCCTACTTGTGTGGTGAAACAACTAAAACCCGCAACCGACGATCCAGAATTTTTACATACAGCCAGACGCTTGTTTAATAGCGAAGCAGAAACTCTGGAAAAACTAGGCAAACATGACCAAATACCCCAATTGCTAGCATACTTTGAGCAAGAAGGAGAATTTTTTCTAGTACAGGAATTTATTCCCGGACATCCACTTTCAGAAGAACTGATACCAGGAATGCAGTGGAGTGCTGAACAAGTAACACACATGCTTTGGGAAGTCTTATCTATCCTAGAATTTATCCACAATAACGGAGTTATCCATCGTGATATCAAACCAGATAATATCATCCGTCGTAAGTCTGACAATAAGTTAGTTTTGGTGGACTTTGGTGCTGTCAAACAAGTGAAGATGCATTCACTGATGACTCAAGAATTACAGCAAAATCCTACAGTAGCTATTGGTACTCCAGGATACATGCCAAGCGAACAAGGACAAGGTAGACCCAGACCCAGCAGCGATATTTACGCCCTGGGTATAATTGGAGTCCAAGCTTTAACAGGTTTACATCCCACCCAGTTACCAGAAGATCCAGAAACCGGGGAGCTAATTTGGCAGAATTATGCCCAAAGTAACAAACAACTGATCGCTAATATTACGAAAATGGTACGTCACTATTTTAAATATCGTTATCAGTCAGCAACCGAAGCACTACAAGCATTGGCTTCCTCAAGTTCCTATACATCCCAACCCTTAGTTGCTATTTTCCAGCAAAAGGGCAACCAATGTATCCAAAAAGTTTATCAAAATACCCTCCTGGCACTGCGATCGCTACAAAAACTCGCAAAGCCAGCCTACATTCCCCCAACTAATCCCAATACACTAGAATCTAGACCTACAGCCACCTTAGCAAGAAATGTAGCATCTCCTCCAACCCATCAGCAACAATCAACTCACAACCTGCAATTGTACTCAAATTCCCTGAGCAAATTTCCCTACAAATTACCATTATTAATTGGATCAGGATTGATATTACTGTTAATTGTAGGCAATTCAATTTCCGGAAATAACAAATCACAACAAACCCCGATTTCTAACGCTCAAAATCAAACTCAAACAGTTCCTACTAATAAACCCGAACAAGCAAAAACCGAAGAAAAAAATAATTGTTTTGTTGTCACCAGTTCATCCAATTTACGCTCTACATCTGGACGCAGAAGAACTGGAGAAGTGATAAAAGCCGGAACTAAAGTGACAATTACTGGTAAAGAAGAAGGTGGTTGGTTGGAAATTAGCGCTCCCCAAGAGGGTTGGATTTGGAAAAGTCGGACTAAAAAGACTTGTAATTAG
- a CDS encoding riboflavin synthase — protein MFTGLIQALGNIKPLDGDSWEITCINKSADVILQDIAYGDSIAVDGICLTVDRILDDGFIATASPETVRRTILGRESSHQRIVNLEASLRVGSKIGGHFVMGHVDGIGQLLTSTKTATSWEMTFTAPDAIARYIVPKGSIAINGVSLTVAEYYPETRQFKTAVIPITYTDTNLQYLSSGSWVNLEGDILGKYVEKFVTGNSPHQIAENGDTMGINPAFLAENGYL, from the coding sequence GTGTTTACAGGATTAATTCAAGCATTAGGAAATATCAAACCTTTGGATGGTGATTCTTGGGAGATTACATGCATCAATAAATCGGCAGATGTAATTCTACAAGATATAGCCTATGGAGACAGCATAGCAGTTGATGGCATTTGCCTGACGGTAGATCGGATTTTGGATGACGGATTTATCGCCACGGCTTCGCCAGAAACGGTACGTCGGACGATTCTGGGTCGGGAATCAAGTCACCAGCGAATTGTGAATTTAGAAGCGTCACTGCGGGTGGGAAGCAAAATTGGTGGTCATTTTGTCATGGGACATGTGGATGGAATTGGACAATTACTAACATCGACAAAAACAGCCACGTCATGGGAAATGACCTTCACAGCACCAGATGCGATCGCACGTTACATTGTCCCCAAGGGTAGCATTGCCATCAACGGCGTTAGTCTGACTGTAGCCGAATATTACCCAGAAACCAGGCAGTTTAAAACGGCAGTTATCCCCATCACCTATACTGATACCAACCTCCAGTATCTCAGTTCCGGCAGTTGGGTTAACCTCGAAGGTGATATTTTAGGTAAGTATGTGGAAAAGTTCGTGACTGGCAATAGCCCTCATCAGATAGCGGAAAATGGCGATACTATGGGGATTAATCCCGCGTTTTTAGCAGAAAATGGGTATTTGTAG
- a CDS encoding AAA family ATPase, giving the protein MHWHDEIETELQQMKRELKRSTNWNLDHSSDPNIEGLENVLKKLNHLTGLQGVKNEVNTLINFLKIQQLRQKKGLNVMSLTLHSVFCGSPGTGKTTVARMMGEIYRELGILSKGHLVETDRSGLVAGYLGQTAIKVDRLVESALDGVLFIDEAYALAPEGSGNDFGQEAIDTLLKRMEDYRDRLVVIVAGYSNEMSRFINTNPGLQSRFNKYFYFEDYQPEELVSIFEGICQQNDFKLLKESRKHLLAKFSELYIHRDDKFGNGRLVRNIFDQVIEKQANRLVKLPRVDRDKMMVILAEDIPD; this is encoded by the coding sequence ATGCATTGGCATGATGAAATTGAAACAGAATTACAACAAATGAAACGGGAGCTTAAACGCTCTACAAATTGGAATTTAGATCACAGTTCCGATCCTAATATAGAAGGATTAGAAAATGTTTTAAAAAAATTAAATCATCTGACTGGTTTGCAAGGTGTAAAAAATGAAGTAAACACTCTGATTAACTTTTTAAAAATACAACAACTCCGCCAGAAAAAAGGTCTTAATGTGATGTCACTGACATTACATTCTGTATTTTGTGGTTCTCCTGGTACAGGTAAAACAACTGTTGCTCGGATGATGGGAGAAATTTATCGAGAATTGGGGATATTATCGAAAGGTCATTTAGTTGAGACTGACAGATCTGGATTAGTTGCTGGATATTTGGGGCAAACTGCAATCAAAGTTGATCGTCTGGTGGAATCTGCACTGGATGGGGTTTTATTTATTGATGAAGCTTATGCATTAGCACCAGAAGGTTCTGGTAATGATTTTGGACAAGAAGCCATCGATACTTTATTAAAAAGAATGGAGGATTACAGAGATAGATTAGTTGTTATTGTTGCTGGTTATTCAAATGAAATGTCAAGATTTATAAATACTAACCCTGGTTTACAGTCAAGGTTCAACAAATATTTCTATTTTGAAGATTATCAACCAGAAGAACTAGTCAGTATATTTGAAGGTATTTGCCAACAAAATGATTTTAAGTTATTAAAAGAATCTCGGAAGCACTTGTTAGCCAAATTCTCTGAATTGTACATTCACCGAGATGATAAATTTGGAAATGGACGATTAGTGAGAAATATTTTTGATCAGGTGATTGAGAAACAAGCCAATCGTCTTGTCAAACTTCCCAGAGTTGATAGAGATAAGATGATGGTGATTTTAGCTGAAGATATACCTGATTAG
- a CDS encoding Crp/Fnr family transcriptional regulator, with protein MVKIVDRLLFVRRVPIFQELRDDFIVRLASVMDEVMVPANHLIFRHGEEGRSLFIVVTGQIQIHLGNKELAIVSQGEYFGEMSVFDAQPRSASATSLEPSQCLELTQEQLYEAIEETPEIAVNIIRVLSRRIREQNEQNS; from the coding sequence ATGGTAAAAATAGTTGATCGCCTTTTATTTGTACGTAGAGTACCAATTTTTCAAGAACTACGAGATGATTTCATTGTCAGATTAGCATCTGTGATGGATGAAGTCATGGTTCCGGCAAATCACCTGATATTCCGTCACGGTGAAGAAGGGCGATCACTTTTTATTGTAGTTACTGGTCAGATTCAAATTCATTTGGGAAATAAAGAATTGGCTATAGTTTCCCAAGGAGAATATTTTGGAGAAATGTCTGTATTCGATGCTCAACCCCGTTCTGCTAGTGCTACATCCTTGGAACCTTCTCAGTGCTTAGAGTTGACACAGGAACAACTTTATGAAGCAATTGAAGAAACCCCAGAAATTGCTGTGAATATTATTCGAGTTTTGTCACGCCGAATTCGTGAGCAAAACGAGCAGAATTCTTAG
- a CDS encoding 1,2-dihydroxy-3-keto-5-methylthiopentene dioxygenase, translated as MAILKREDGSVSTEIAEIVEELAPLGIQLNYWSVGEDENLQELLKRDRLTDSEKETVLQGLDHYFAQLQESGGYTSRDLIVLYPEVPNLDTMLQKFDKVHTHADDEVRYIVAGEGIFGFVRPDGSQVELTVQPQEYINVPAGTEHWFYLTPARCVKAVRYFCGTSGWVPEYTETQIRTRQEVGV; from the coding sequence ATGGCTATTTTAAAACGGGAAGATGGTAGTGTTTCTACAGAAATAGCAGAAATTGTTGAAGAATTGGCACCGCTGGGAATTCAACTTAATTACTGGTCGGTGGGAGAGGACGAAAATCTGCAAGAATTACTAAAGCGCGATCGCTTAACTGATTCAGAGAAGGAAACTGTTCTTCAAGGATTGGATCACTATTTCGCACAACTCCAAGAAAGTGGTGGCTATACTTCGCGGGATTTAATTGTTCTATATCCCGAAGTTCCTAATCTCGACACAATGCTGCAAAAATTTGACAAGGTTCATACCCACGCAGATGATGAGGTGCGCTACATTGTCGCTGGTGAGGGAATTTTCGGTTTTGTTCGTCCTGATGGTAGTCAAGTTGAGTTGACGGTACAACCCCAAGAGTATATTAATGTCCCGGCGGGGACTGAACATTGGTTTTATCTCACACCTGCGCGTTGTGTGAAAGCTGTAAGGTATTTCTGTGGAACTAGCGGTTGGGTTCCAGAATATACCGAAACTCAGATTCGGACTCGTCAAGAAGTAGGGGTGTAG
- a CDS encoding RNA-guided endonuclease InsQ/TnpB family protein produces MNYGCQQILISPDKNTKALLEYVCTEANNLINCGVYYSRQYYFKTGKFPSKVDLHKQIGTIQKNKHYQALYSDTAQQILTGVAESFKSYVGLVKGIKKGTVTQKPRLPNYRTSGGLVLATFTGRSLKLKDGLIRFPLGSLVKTWFGVDGFYLPIPTNLDFKSIREVRILPRNRCFYAEFVYQSPNVVVNLDKTKVLGIDHGLNNWLTCVSNVGTSFIVDGLHLKSLNQWYNKSVAKIKENKPQGFWSNKLAALTEKRNRQMRDAVNKAARIVINHCLDNKIGSIVFGWNQGQKDGANMGKKNNQKFVQIPTAKLKNRIEQLCEQYGIEFIETEESYTSKTSFLDNDVLPKFGAKPEGWKSSGVRTNRGLFKTGTGIKINADCNGAANIIRKVATMTKFDLVGVCRGCLSQPKKVRLWTLQKSPRLQTGEA; encoded by the coding sequence ATGAACTACGGATGCCAACAAATTTTAATTAGTCCTGACAAGAATACAAAAGCTTTGTTGGAATATGTTTGTACCGAAGCGAATAACTTGATTAACTGCGGAGTTTACTACAGTCGTCAATATTATTTCAAAACAGGTAAATTTCCTAGTAAAGTCGATTTACATAAACAGATAGGGACTATTCAAAAGAATAAGCACTATCAAGCTTTGTATTCAGATACGGCACAACAAATATTGACTGGCGTGGCGGAATCTTTTAAGTCTTATGTCGGATTGGTTAAAGGTATTAAAAAGGGTACTGTTACCCAAAAACCGAGACTACCAAATTACAGAACATCTGGAGGTTTAGTCTTAGCTACATTTACCGGACGTTCCCTTAAGTTGAAAGATGGATTGATTAGATTCCCATTGGGTAGTCTGGTAAAAACTTGGTTTGGGGTTGATGGTTTTTATCTTCCAATACCTACCAATCTAGATTTTAAATCCATCCGAGAGGTTAGGATTTTACCAAGAAACAGATGTTTTTATGCGGAATTTGTTTATCAATCTCCCAATGTTGTTGTCAATCTTGATAAAACAAAAGTGTTAGGCATCGACCACGGGTTAAATAATTGGTTAACTTGTGTCTCTAACGTTGGTACAAGTTTTATTGTTGATGGTTTGCATCTTAAAAGCTTAAACCAGTGGTATAACAAATCTGTAGCCAAAATCAAAGAGAACAAACCTCAAGGTTTTTGGTCTAACAAGCTTGCAGCATTGACAGAGAAGCGTAATAGACAAATGCGTGATGCTGTTAACAAAGCAGCAAGAATCGTAATCAACCACTGCCTTGACAACAAAATCGGCTCGATAGTCTTTGGATGGAACCAAGGGCAAAAAGATGGTGCAAATATGGGAAAAAAGAACAATCAAAAATTTGTTCAAATCCCTACCGCAAAACTAAAAAACCGCATTGAACAGTTGTGTGAACAATACGGAATAGAATTCATTGAAACCGAAGAAAGTTATACCTCCAAGACATCATTTTTAGATAATGATGTTCTACCTAAGTTCGGTGCAAAACCCGAAGGGTGGAAAAGTAGCGGAGTTAGAACCAATCGTGGTCTATTCAAGACAGGAACCGGAATCAAGATAAATGCCGATTGTAACGGCGCTGCAAACATTATTCGCAAAGTAGCCACAATGACTAAGTTTGACTTAGTTGGAGTGTGTAGAGGTTGTTTAAGTCAGCCTAAGAAAGTTCGTTTATGGACTCTTCAGAAATCCCCGCGTCTTCAGACCGGGGAAGCTTAA
- the clpS gene encoding ATP-dependent Clp protease adapter ClpS, producing MSVETIQKPSTTRKLAPRYRVLLHNDSFNAMEHVVHVLITTIPQLTEPQAVSIMMEAHTNGIALVITCALEHAEFYCETLKGHGLTSTIEPDE from the coding sequence GTGTCAGTCGAAACTATTCAAAAGCCTTCAACAACCCGAAAGCTTGCACCTCGGTATCGCGTTTTGTTGCATAACGACAGTTTTAACGCGATGGAACATGTAGTCCATGTTCTGATCACCACAATCCCCCAACTTACTGAACCGCAGGCTGTTAGCATCATGATGGAAGCACACACCAACGGGATAGCCCTTGTTATCACCTGTGCTTTGGAACACGCTGAATTTTACTGTGAAACCTTAAAAGGTCATGGTTTAACCAGCACGATTGAACCTGACGAATAA
- a CDS encoding cytochrome P450 — MALPNPVKIPTFVQILRWFVSPLSLLEECTKNYGDIFTLSVSPQLTPVVIVSNPVALQQILTGDSSGNFSAPGYKNSTFGSIFGPSSLISISSTEHQRQRQLLTPAFHGDRMRSYAGTIRDITEGVMGTLETDKSFSTRDITQAISLRTIVKLVFGFYEGESAKQMENLLNEMLNNISSPGGAAMLYLRFLQRDWGSWSPWNKHIKLQQEIDNLLYSEIKQRRKQADTSKSDILSLMMSARDEAGESMSDQELRDELLTLLIAGQETTATALAWALYWIHKLPAVREKLLAEIDSLYENSSDNSDINAINKLPYLNAVCCETLRIYPVAMQTFIRRVEKPLQISGYDLQPGTLLYGSVYLTHQRQDLYPEPKQFRPERFLEKQFSPYEFLPFGGGVRRCIGAAFALFEMKVVLVKILSTYSLNLVDNIEVQPKRRGLVTAPASPINMVITGRRNSSNINSLSQDSLSARS, encoded by the coding sequence ATGGCACTACCAAATCCTGTAAAAATCCCTACTTTTGTTCAGATATTACGTTGGTTTGTATCCCCTTTATCCCTACTAGAAGAATGTACTAAAAACTACGGAGATATTTTTACGCTGTCTGTTAGTCCCCAATTAACTCCAGTAGTAATTGTTAGCAATCCTGTCGCCCTACAGCAGATATTAACAGGTGATTCCTCCGGAAATTTTAGCGCACCTGGTTATAAAAACTCTACATTTGGTTCAATATTTGGACCATCTTCTCTGATTTCCATAAGCTCTACAGAACATCAGCGTCAACGTCAACTACTGACACCTGCGTTTCATGGTGACAGGATGCGTAGCTATGCTGGAACTATACGTGATATTACTGAAGGAGTAATGGGCACTTTGGAAACAGATAAATCCTTTTCTACACGAGATATTACTCAAGCCATTAGTTTGCGGACAATCGTCAAGCTAGTATTTGGATTTTATGAAGGTGAAAGTGCAAAGCAGATGGAAAATCTGCTGAATGAGATGCTAAATAACATCAGTTCTCCTGGTGGTGCAGCTATGCTTTATTTGAGGTTTTTACAAAGAGATTGGGGAAGCTGGAGTCCTTGGAATAAGCATATAAAATTACAACAAGAGATAGATAATTTACTTTATTCAGAAATTAAACAGCGGAGGAAACAAGCAGATACATCGAAAAGCGATATTTTGAGTTTGATGATGTCTGCTAGAGATGAAGCTGGTGAATCGATGAGCGATCAAGAATTGCGGGATGAATTATTAACTTTATTGATTGCAGGTCAGGAAACCACTGCTACTGCTTTAGCTTGGGCTTTATACTGGATTCATAAATTACCAGCAGTTCGAGAAAAATTGCTAGCAGAAATTGATAGTTTATATGAGAATTCATCGGATAATTCTGATATTAATGCCATAAATAAATTACCCTATCTCAATGCGGTTTGCTGTGAAACTCTACGAATTTACCCAGTGGCAATGCAAACTTTTATCCGCAGAGTTGAAAAGCCATTACAAATTTCTGGATATGATTTGCAACCAGGTACTTTATTATATGGGAGTGTTTATTTAACCCATCAACGTCAAGATTTATATCCAGAACCTAAACAATTTCGCCCCGAACGTTTTTTAGAAAAGCAATTCTCTCCCTATGAATTCCTCCCATTTGGTGGTGGTGTGAGACGCTGTATTGGTGCAGCTTTTGCTTTATTTGAAATGAAGGTTGTACTTGTGAAAATACTGTCCACATATTCACTAAACTTAGTAGATAATATTGAAGTTCAACCAAAGAGACGTGGTTTAGTTACTGCACCAGCATCTCCGATAAATATGGTGATTACTGGTAGAAGAAATAGCTCGAATATAAATTCTCTTTCCCAAGACTCCTTAAGTGCAAGAAGCTAG
- the moeB gene encoding molybdopterin-synthase adenylyltransferase MoeB, with translation MLNPNLDEVQLTKDDYERYSRHLILPEVGLEGQKRLKSASILCIGTGGLGSPLLLYLAAAGIGRIGIVDFDVVDTSNLQRQVIHGTSWVGKPKIESAKNRILEINPYCQVDLYETRISSENALDIIRPYDVVIDGTDNFPTRYLTNDACVLLNKPNVYGSIFRFEGQATVFNYEGGPNYRDLYPEPPPPGMVPSCAEGGVLGILPGIIGVIQATEAVKIVLGRGETLSGRLLLYDALNMKFRELKLRPNPIRPVIEKLIDYEQFCGIPQAQAEEAKQQMSISEITVQELKQLMDSGAKDFVLVDVRNPHEYEIAKIQGSVLVPLPDIENGNGVSRVKELTNGHRLVVHCKSGMRSAKALGILKDAGVEGTNVKGGILAWSQEIDSSVPSY, from the coding sequence ATGCTTAACCCAAATCTCGATGAAGTTCAATTAACCAAAGACGATTACGAACGTTATTCTCGCCATTTAATATTGCCAGAAGTTGGCTTAGAAGGGCAAAAACGCCTCAAATCTGCCAGCATTCTCTGTATCGGTACAGGTGGACTTGGTTCACCATTGTTACTGTATCTTGCCGCAGCAGGGATTGGACGTATCGGAATTGTTGACTTTGATGTGGTTGATACTTCTAATCTCCAACGTCAGGTGATTCACGGAACTTCCTGGGTTGGTAAACCCAAAATTGAATCTGCAAAAAATCGGATTTTGGAAATTAACCCTTACTGTCAGGTTGATTTGTACGAAACTCGGATTTCATCGGAAAACGCTTTGGATATTATTCGTCCCTATGATGTTGTCATCGATGGTACAGATAACTTCCCCACCAGATATTTAACTAATGATGCCTGTGTATTGTTAAATAAGCCTAATGTCTACGGTTCAATTTTCCGTTTTGAAGGACAGGCTACGGTATTTAACTACGAAGGTGGTCCCAACTATCGTGATTTATACCCAGAACCACCACCACCAGGAATGGTTCCTTCCTGTGCTGAAGGTGGAGTTTTAGGAATTTTGCCGGGAATTATTGGTGTCATTCAAGCCACAGAAGCCGTTAAAATTGTTCTGGGTAGGGGCGAAACCCTCAGCGGACGCTTGTTACTGTATGATGCCCTAAACATGAAATTTAGGGAATTAAAACTGCGTCCAAATCCCATACGTCCAGTAATTGAAAAACTAATTGACTACGAACAATTCTGTGGTATTCCCCAAGCACAAGCCGAGGAGGCAAAACAGCAAATGTCTATCTCTGAAATTACAGTTCAAGAACTGAAACAATTAATGGATAGTGGTGCCAAAGATTTTGTTTTAGTGGATGTTCGCAATCCTCATGAGTATGAAATTGCCAAAATTCAAGGCAGTGTTTTAGTGCCATTACCTGATATTGAAAATGGTAATGGTGTTAGTCGGGTAAAAGAACTCACTAATGGACATCGTTTGGTGGTTCATTGTAAGTCAGGAATGCGTTCAGCCAAAGCTTTAGGTATTCTCAAGGATGCTGGTGTGGAAGGTACCAATGTCAAAGGTGGTATCTTAGCTTGGAGTCAGGAAATAGATTCTTCTGTACCAAGTTATTAG
- the murG gene encoding undecaprenyldiphospho-muramoylpentapeptide beta-N-acetylglucosaminyltransferase, with the protein MANAPTKLLIAASGTGGHLFPAIALAQKLPDYDIEWLGVPNRLETQLVPKQYKLNSIAVEGFQKGLGISALKTLTKLAGSILEVRKILKNGKFNGVFTTGGYIAGPSVIAARSLGLPVILHEANALPGKVTRFFGPWCDAVAVGFDVACEYLPNAKTIYTSTPVRSQFLEPSVISTLDLPIPPNVPLILAFGGSQGAVAVNKLVRQCAKTWFDAGVYVVHLTGESDPEANTLQHPQYICLPFYDNMAALLRRANLAISRSGAGSLTELAICGVPSILIPYPFAAEDHQTYNAKVFTTVDAALMFQQSELTPEKLNSEVLKLLQFPELLKQMGENAQTVVLNDSAEKLAQLVREAVEH; encoded by the coding sequence ATGGCAAACGCACCGACAAAATTATTAATAGCTGCAAGTGGAACTGGTGGGCATTTGTTTCCTGCGATCGCATTGGCGCAGAAACTACCAGATTATGATATCGAATGGTTGGGTGTACCCAATCGCTTGGAGACACAATTAGTTCCCAAACAGTATAAGCTGAATAGCATTGCTGTGGAAGGATTTCAGAAAGGTTTAGGGATTTCGGCGCTTAAGACTTTGACAAAATTGGCTGGTTCCATTTTGGAAGTTAGAAAAATCCTCAAAAACGGCAAATTTAACGGTGTTTTCACCACCGGAGGCTATATAGCTGGACCTAGTGTCATTGCTGCTAGATCCTTGGGTTTGCCAGTAATTCTCCACGAAGCAAACGCTTTACCAGGGAAAGTAACCAGGTTTTTTGGTCCTTGGTGTGATGCTGTTGCTGTGGGATTTGATGTGGCTTGTGAATATTTACCCAATGCCAAAACAATCTACACTAGTACGCCAGTGCGATCGCAGTTTCTCGAACCCTCAGTCATATCAACCCTTGATCTTCCCATACCTCCTAATGTTCCCCTAATTCTCGCATTTGGTGGTAGTCAAGGTGCAGTTGCTGTAAATAAGTTAGTGCGTCAATGTGCCAAAACTTGGTTTGATGCCGGGGTTTATGTTGTTCATCTAACTGGTGAAAGTGATCCCGAAGCCAATACTCTCCAACATCCACAGTATATATGTTTGCCATTCTATGATAACATGGCAGCATTATTACGTAGAGCTAATTTAGCCATTAGTCGCTCTGGTGCTGGTAGTTTAACAGAATTGGCTATCTGTGGAGTACCGTCAATTTTGATACCCTATCCCTTCGCCGCTGAAGACCACCAAACCTACAATGCTAAAGTGTTTACAACTGTAGATGCAGCTTTAATGTTTCAGCAATCAGAGTTAACACCGGAGAAATTAAACAGCGAAGTCCTGAAGCTATTACAATTTCCAGAATTATTAAAACAAATGGGTGAAAATGCTCAAACTGTGGTGTTGAATGATAGTGCTGAAAAACTAGCTCAATTGGTTCGTGAGGCAGTTGAACATTAG